From Ictidomys tridecemlineatus isolate mIctTri1 chromosome 2, mIctTri1.hap1, whole genome shotgun sequence, the proteins below share one genomic window:
- the Rasl10a gene encoding ras-like protein family member 10A isoform X2 yields the protein MVGEIYTGHHHKEVSPAELRGSRVGKRLPQTLASRSQECPDSKDWSLQETDAFVLVYDICSPDSFDYVKALRQRIAETRPAGAPEAPILVVGNKRDRQRLRFGPRRALAALVRRGWRCGYLECSAKYNWHVLRLFRELLRCALVRARPAHPALRLQGALHPARCILM from the exons ATAAGGAGG TGTCGCCTGCAGAGTTAAGGGGCAGCAGGGTGGGAAAGCGGCTTCCGCAAACCCTGGCCTCCCGCTCCCAGGAATGTCCTGACTCTAAAGACTGGAGCTTGCAGGAAACGGACGCCTTCGTGCTGGTCTACGACATCTGCAGCCCGGACAGTTTCGATTACGTGAAGGCCCTGCGGCAGCGCATCGCGGAGACCAG GCCGGCGGGAGCGCCCGAGGCACCCATCCTCGTGGTAGGCAACAAGCGGGACCGGCAGCGGCTGCGTTTCGGACCTCGGCGTGCACTGGCCGCCTTGGTGCGCAGGGGCTGGCGCTGTGGCTACCTCGAATGCTCCGCCAAGTACAACTGGCACGTGCTGCGTCTCTTCCGCGAGCTTTTGCGCTGTGCTCTGGTACGCGCACGTCCTGCACACCCAGCCCTGCGCCTGCAGGGGGCGCTGCATCCAGCGCGCTGTATCCTCATGTGA